The Gasterosteus aculeatus chromosome 8, fGasAcu3.hap1.1, whole genome shotgun sequence genome has a window encoding:
- the cep350 gene encoding centrosome-associated protein 350 isoform X5, whose translation MREMRSSRRPEVSLKKSAQHLTDHNIGTELTNAWKGLSQSKAALRHIENRLEAAPGTGVVMDSVMDPPKKKSSRTVRCKDGQQADDPGGSSKRRGRCQQSPEKSSSRSPLRNATQDSNVRRNNSVEFREPLASYREVTPPPHPSSPLEAYSLQSVPGPSHPSSPPPSDPLLSQLVYQRDTRDKQTDGDLDSTRSSALESTEVRYLNDQPALDTLRTIGKQAHLTAVRVSAWEAQPGMDSQESSPCLAAARGSTHRTESTPSTSPGSASQRLENLRRHQPDDKLEKLKERIRRQRQHLEESAEREKLLGYLEQPVTAAVGSNNAGTSNMPTALIRKVAAAPPAPIYKGFNTTETKIRTADGRVWKEEDFHNLSSEIYRDLSRQFAESTISRQQQQQREQSADGSKERRPTKPVRKVHRAAPSSGVSTKPAISPASWREGQKLVKMVLGPVPRLPREEERSQPADRPSRTASRHASSSAPRAESNPRLCPNSTERPQRGFQSKSHSTNASTPSSADQGKAPGGAVTDLLSADIQGILDDLQLECRAAEREERSRQRSRGGSGGTRGRGGSGSRTRAPVSAWGSTATTGSYSRGCRSASPAARRSEAADAGQKKQHYDADTVRQYISRQQEQRKRRRAEEKRQQREEAESRNQRLQDLYRKQKEAAKTAALPGGAPVAPVQKRLQETYTKLLLEEAQLDREATGRQLAAPFSPMQRPMYQPSGESDKENKRLEAPQSPSSSDRSLNEQPPPPLSRNDLEIGVASLLQPDRLSPAGHPTTGPGSSGMAPFGDPLLSQLLRLETALAASDLKHTKRPATAPANRSTRIEALKATAASLSNRIESEARKLAGEGINYGIETSIDGDAIRPFQGNIADGCWAETAAPENDGVALRIQRILTSTGHSSYNGTALPGTGDLHAARREREEKGTHTVLTNPQTTAGLTPILNSYAHLKGRLVNGLDTVERVEQRAGCGLNDGKERSQTDLHNSSAGSISEGPLLSEGSFSEDDPSPPQPSHNRVPRSADRLMTVDRCTDQRRDYQRLSEFQREAAKCSALSSPGAQHDGGKAAWEELNKGSPLSVINIFTKNLHGHVAVSERNSPSARSLNSANGLVDAAVYEDDFVSSHSSGASGRLKRGSHSRSVNSHFEELMRRSPYEKSIGGINSYHSSFHSSIHSPHLSSGSTSGSSPFSKHSARKRGTASDQSDGTLVGEQRSPCSPPSEEFSSDSRKRGSDKSSTHSQTKSAASNDTTGEHSGLSQQSLGLDSRNSPAARPKQASPSGSPYSGSPPEAGSPSEPGWRSANYPNTGPTARNGRAEPKTTGELQYSPAVLQQRMAAELEYLESYEESVRHLGDVERVMGVSMAQQESISLAQMLKARQESHARDLYELKIKAEREALETQLQLEENRQRVARAHIELQDNLATNQKETLKGLQEATTKLMTQQAETARYTADTARHIKEMTELAQSQITRALVVPPDVSDSSVEQEQQHSSYSKQRNYKNDSDSFPSDVSSRNTMPEEPLSSRNSPSICDSLSFRRPDLSGADSSSHHSPSHASPEQRERAKKEAVEAQWRKGGAEEKVGREAGSSSIEEEVLTAANDSVCSDSIPSVVDEKDSTSVATEYSLKFDESMTEDEIEERSFRSLLPSEAHRRGTMEKKTHHHEESEDDGAHHNTTLVPGAHNILKSHDANMAFSGGQDSFSQFTMDMVRQYMKDEEVRLQHQSSLLHLRQKAVKEKTRTELAWLEHQKKRLRDKGEDDKMPPIRKKQRGLLMKLQQEQAEIRRLQEANKAARKERQLLLKQQEEIERMRNSTLRLKERLKYAGDEALSETPVSETPVFEAAPPNTRPPDNIRCPSPSQSISGSETSSIMQRLKKMRSQMDEKFLTKREQQLMQRRHHAEELLQWKQRLDREEAEVRRMEKEALAVWDGQTARDAAESQEKEVSDISPSSSRHRSPERRADSDKELVSEADCSTATPGSSIHTEGLASRQPGSPSSGQPDSIIETPLASVRSSHANYTPDFTSASRSPSRQSPLKGSHSPAASPSDCSSRTKMQLHPSPRTANQAQPSESLMPMQAEPISDQSDIESRIKALKGELRKRKFMAYQLKKEQKKRNKERLKAKEASLLKQLESYNTFIEKTKAELNKEPDSTPDTRSQVEDSTSKEEQTGIKPPAHRSEAGQLPQRTQSASLDQNALSHLDHSGSTSVPEEMSDEEPPTVTPTPVYGSPECPPSRTRSPLSTEERLRTSSEEGQAQMIVSGAEIVVSHRRADMQDEPEVEVSSHLEDRQHSEHLLKLEKEDRLNSGEKMSASKHLSSHTSEGQHSPSVSIERDRIRTRETSKAEEAVKSNILSNESHSASSSDRSGSPNSVGFPSKKEATMKDVEDSPPVVDGYHDDFEYSLDSSPRQVRQGSGPPSQISVGPTEIKSSRDNVPGRDAPYDSHDEEVEEELAEELSPRSCTGGASPQSARLLDLRNHTEDSKHDDKDIVNSTRSPPILPVGDEMPSFSIADRVLVGGVQPGTLRFKGPTRFANGFWAGVELDKSEGSNNGTYDGVVYFECDESHGIFAPPDKITHLPDKFEIYTDTTEDEDSFFDGLSDKGGDERLTDERQSPKEGSLDGEKEQTYKKVSGFGDKKITDESVHKTGSHLNSSHYKEAKTPVSNGNAKDIMLDFEEAPTSLLISDIDEIDLGGPSRTGDTPRVQREEVDSKHQFVSADLSADIRHVERDPTDRNLLETFTDKFLNNCVKDTLAQFAEIKKAKEQKIEAANQMNGDLFGEHVEEEEWFTSVQQKDGLPFFIHAEKEELSSPELCNRPESPVLGASGQEELAKRLAELELSRELLDELGDEQDWFDEDFGLSSRREQQRLKQMEEEEEERLGRCDPSVIAALGGLVSSSGGEQQAKTPPRPELPLPLPPKLPEQPAMVVPHSASEVEKMVHAATQEIWESCGLGREGAQTLSQLPSPKPSPGYLGKDASGEDPKSLCVRSYRKAVYDLTWEMLEEIYTEDPDVDQPQWVKPRRVRSSFFHGVKTPGDLSKIQEFISAEVLKMYGLTKDHSQKTDWQKMLKFGKKTRDRVDHILVQELHEEEAQWVNYDEDELFVKMQLADSIFDALLKDTANVLTLIYDKRAKRENGPS comes from the exons atgagagagatgaggagcagcaggaggcctgAAGTGTCGCTGAAGAAATCTGCTCAGCATCTTACGGATCACAATATTGGCACAG AGCTGACAAATGCATGGAAAGGATTGTCCCAGTCCAAAGCTgct TTGCGGCATATAGAAAACCGTCTAGAGGCAGCCCCAGGCACAGGGGTGGTCATGGACTCTGTCATGGACCCCCCAAAGAAAAAATCCTCCAGGACGGTTCGCTGCAAGG ACGGCCAACAAGCGGATGACCCTGGGGGGTCTTCAAAGCGCAGGGGACGATGTCAACAGAGTCCAGAAAAGAGCAGCTCACGCAGCCCACTGAGAAACGCCACCCAGGACAGCAATGTCCGCAGGAACAACAGCGTGGAGTTCAGGGAACCGTTGGCCTCCTACAG ggaggTCACCCCTCCACCACATCCCTCCTCTCCGCTGGAGGCCTACAGCCTGCAGTCAGTGCCAGGGCCTTCGCACCCATCATCTCCGCCCCCCTCCGATCCTCTGCTCAGCCAGCTGGTCTACCAAAGAGACACCAGGGATAAGCAGACGGACGGGGACCTTGACAGCACACGCTCCTCGGCTCTGGAGAGCACAGAGGTTCGCTACCTCAATGACCAGCCAGCCCTGGACACCTTGAGGACTATTGGAAAGCAGGCACATCTCACGGCTGTAAGAGTCTCTGCATGGGAGGCACAACCTGGTATGGATAGCCAAGAGTCGAGCCCGTGTCTAGCCGCGGCCCGAGGCTCCACGCACCGAACGGAGAGCACTCCCTCCACCAGCCCCGGCTCAGCTTCCCAGCGGCTGGAGAACCTGAGGCGACATCAACCTGACGATAAGCTGGAGAAGCTCAAAGAGCGTATTCGAAGGCAGAGGCAACATCTGGAagagtctgcagagagagaaaagctgcTGGGCTATCTGGAACAGCCAGTTACAGCAGCTGTGGGGAGTAACAATGCCGGTACCAGCAACATGCCCACGGCCCTTATACGGAAAGTAGCggctgcacctcctgcacctatATACAAAG GTTTCAACACAACTGAGACAAAGATCCGGACTGCCGATGGGAGAGTTtggaaggaggaggatttcCATAACCTCAGCAGCGAAATATACAGAGACCTTTCACGACAGTTTGCTG AGAGCACCATatccagacagcagcagcagcagagggaacaAAGCGCAGATGGATCCAAAGAAAGGAGGCCTACCAAACCAGTCAGGAAGGTCCACAGAGCTGCCCCTTCCTCTGGCGTTAGTACAAAACCAG CCATTAGCCCTGCATCATGGCGGGAAGGCCAAAAGCTGGTGAAGATGGTACTGGGTCCAGTTCCCAGGCTgcccagggaggaggagaggtcgCAGCCAGCCGACAGACCGAGCAGAACAG CTTCCCGTCACGCCTCCAGTTCAGCCCCGCGTGCGGAATCAAACCCGCGGCTTTGTCCTAACAGCACAGAAAGGCCTCAACGTGGATTTCAATCCAAAAGCCACTCCACAAACGCATCTACACCCTCTTCTGCAGATCAGGGGAAGGCTCCAGGGGGTGCAGTTACGGACCTGTTGTCAGCGGACATCCAGGGGATACTTGATGACCTTCAGCTGGAGTGTAGAGCAGCTGAACGGGAAGAGCGGTCCCGGCAAAGGTCCCGGGGAGGGAGTGGCGGgacgagagggagagggggttcAGGGTCACGAACAAGGGCTCCGGTCTCTGCTTGGGGATCTACGGCGACCACGGGTAGCTACTCAAGAGGCTGCCGCAGCGCCAGCCCCGCCGCGCGCCGATCAGAGGCCGCAGACGCCGGGCAGAAGAAACAACACTACGATGCGGACACAGTTCGCCAGTACATTTCCAGACAAcaagagcagaggaagaggcgACGTGCTGAGGAGAAGAggcagcagagagaggaggcggagagtaGAAACCAGAGGCTGCAAGACCTCTACAGGAAGCAAAAAGAAGCGGCTAAAACGGCGGCCCTTCCTGGCGGGGCGCCTGTGGCCCCGGTCCAGAAGCGACTCCAGGAGACTTACACCAAACTGCTTCTGGAGGAGGCCCAGCTGGACAGGGAGGCCACAGGGAGACAACTCGCTGCTCCTTTCAGTCCCATG CAGAGGCCGATGTACCAGCCCTCCGGAGAGTCGGACAAAGAGAACAAAAGACTGGAGGCCCCGCAGAGTCCCTCGAGCAGCGATAGGTCTTTGAATGAGCAGCCACCACCTCCATTATCCAG GAATGACCTGGAGATTGGTGTTGCCTCTCTGCTTCAGCCTGACCGTCTGAGCCCGGCTGGTCATCCTACGACTGGTCCCGGCAGCAGTGGGATGGCGCCTTTCGGGGATCCTCTCCTCTCACAGCTTCTCCGGCTGGAGACTGCGCTGGCAGCTAGTGACCTAAAGCACACCAAGCGGCCGGCCACGGCACCTGCCAACAGGTCCACCCGCATTGAGGCGCTCAAGGCCACAGCCGCGTCCCTCTCCAACCGAATAGAGAGCGAGGCCCGCAAGCTCGCTGGGGAGGGGATCAACTACGGCATTGAAACATCAATAGACGGGGATGCTATTAGACCCTTTCAAGGTAATATTGCTGATGGTTGCTGGGCAGAAACGGCCGCTCCAGAGAACGATGGCGTCGCCTTGAGGATCCAGAGGATTTTGACTAGTACAGGTCATAGTTCGTACAATGGCACAGCTCTTCCAGGAACAGGCGATCTGCACGccgccaggagagagagagaagagaaaggcacacacaccGTTTTGACTAATCCACAAACAACTGCTGGTCTAACGCCAATTCTCAACAGTTACGCTCATTTAAAGGGGAGGCTGGTCAACGGCCTGGACACGGTGGAGAGAGTGGAACAAAGGGCGGGGTGTGGACTGAACGACGGGAAGGAAAGGAGTCAGACAGACCTCCACAACTCAAGTGCTGGTTCCATCAGCGAGGGTCCTCTTCTGAGTGAAGGGAGTTTTTCTGAGGATGATCCGAGCCCCCCTCAGCCCTCCCACAATCGCGTACCTAGATCGGCAGATCGCCTGATGACAGTGGACCGCTGCACGGATCAAAGAAGGGATTACCAGCGGCTGTCAGAGTTCCAGAGAGAGGCAGCAAAGTGCTCGGCCCTCAGCTCACCCGGTGCACAGCATGACGGTGGTAAAGCAGCCTGGGAGGAGCTGAACAAGGGAAGCCCTCTAAGTGTAATCAACATTTTCACTAAGAATCTTCATGGCCATGTCGCAG TGAGTGAGAGGAACTCTCCTTCAGCCCGTTCTTTAAACTCTGCAAATGGTCTCGTGGACGCAGCTGTCTATGAAGATGATTTTGTGTCATCACACAGCAGCGGAGCCAGTGGCCGGTTAAAGAGAGGCTCCCATTCTCGCAG TGTGAACAGCCATTTTGAGGAGCTGATGAGAAGGTCTCCTTATGAAAAAAGTATAGGAGGCATCAATTCCTACCATTCATCCTTTCACTCGTCTATTCACTCGCCGCATCTTTCCTCTGGTTCAACATCTGGCTCTTCACCCTTCTCCAAGCACTCTGCCAGAAAAAGAG GCACAGCATCAGACCAGAGTGATGGCACCCTGgtaggagagcagaggagtccCTGCTCACCGCCTTCAGAGGAGTTTTCTTCTGACTCCAGGAAGAGGGGCTCAGACAAAAGCTCAACCCACAGCCAGACCAAGAGTGCCGCCTCTAATGACACCACAGGGGAACATTCAGGGCTTTCTCAACAAAG TTTGGGTCTTGACAGTCGGAACTCTCCAGCCGCCAGGCCTAAACAAGCTTCTCCGTCTGGCTCTCCATACTCTGGTTCTCCCCCAGAGGCAGGCTCCCCCAGTGAACCTGGGTGGCGAAGTGCAAATTATCCAAACACAGGCCCCACAGCTCGCAATGGCAGAGCCGAGCCCAAGACCACAG gtGAACTACAGTATTCACCTGCCGTCTTGCAGCAGCGCATGGCGGCAGAGCTAGAGTACCTGGAGTCCTACGAGGAGTCGGTCCGACATCTGGGAGACGTGGAGAGGGTGATGGGCGTGTCCATGGCTCAGCAGGAGAGCATCTCCCTGGCCCAGATGCTCAAG GCCAGGCAAGAGTCCCATGCGCGTGACCTCTATGAGCTAAAGATCAAGGCGGAAAGGGAAGCCCTGGAGACACAGTTACAGTTAGAGGAAAACCGGCAGAGAGTGGCCcgg GCTCATATAGAACTGCAGGACAACTTGGCAACAAATCAAAAGGAGACCTTGAAAGGCCTCCAGGAGGCAACTACCAAGTTGATGACTCAGCAGGCTGAGACAGCACGATACACAGCTGACACGGCCCGACACATCAAAGAG ATGACAGAACTGGCACAGTCGCAGATAACGAGAGCTCTGGTTGTCCCCCCTGATGTTTCGGATTCCTCCGTGGAACAGGAGCAACAACACAGCTCCTACTCAAAGCAGCGAAATTACAAAAATGACTCTGACAG CTTCCCTAGCGATGTGTCGAGCAGAAACACTATGCCAGAAGAACCGTTGTCTTCACGGAACAGCCCCAGTATCTGTGATTCTCTTTCCTTCAGAAGACCGGACCTCAG TGGCGCAGACTCTAGCAGTCATCACAGCCCGTCGCACGCCTCGCCAGAGCAGAGGGAACGGGCGAAAAAAGAGGCGGTAGAAGCGCaatggaggaaaggaggcgCTGAAGAGAAGGTGGGGAGGGAAGCAGGCAGCAGCTCCATAGAGGAGGAAGTTCTAACGGCAGCCAATGACTCCGTCTGCAGTGACAGCATCCCCTCTGTAGTGGATGAGAAAG ACAGTACGTCAGTGGCGACGGAGTACTCCCTCAAATTCGATGAGTCCATGACAGAGGATGAGATCGAAGAACGTTCCTTCCGCTCTCTGCTGCCGTCTGAGGCGCACCGCCGCGGAACTATGGAGAAGAAGACCCACCACCATGAGGAATCGGAGGACGATGGAGCCCATCACAACACAACATTGGTTCCAGGGGCACACAATATCTTAAAG TCCCACGATGCAAACATGGCATTTTCTGGCGGACAGGACAGCTTTTCGCAGTTCACGATGGACATGGTGCGTCAGTACATGAAGGACGAGGAGGTAAGACTGCAGCACCAGAGCTCCCTGCTGCATCTCCGCCAGAAAGCTGTCAAAGAGAAGACAAGAACTGAGCTGGCCTGGCTAGAGCACCAGAAAAAGAGGCTGAGGGACAAGGGCGAGGACGACAAGATGCCACCCATCAGGAAGAAGCAGAGGGGCCTTCTGATGAAACTACAGCAGGAACAG GCTGAGATTAGGCGGCTTCAGGAGGCCAACAAAGCCGCCAGGAAGGAAAGGCAGCTTCTgctgaagcagcaggaggagattgAGCGGATGAGAAACTCGACACTCCGACTGAAGGAACGTCTCAAATATGCTGGGGATGAAGCGCTGTCT GAGACTCCTGTTTCAGAAACCCCCGTGTTCGAGGCAGCCCCCCCCAATACGAGACCTCCGGATAATATCCGCTGCCCCTCGCCCTCACAATCCATCTCTGGAAGTGAGACCAGCAGCATCATGCAGAGGCTCAAGAAGATGCGCTCTCAAATGGATGAGAA GTTCCTGACTAAGCGGGAGCAGCAGCTGATGCAGAGGCGTCACCAtgctgaggagctgctgcagtggaAACAGCGTCTGGACCGGGAGGAGGCAGAGGTTCGTAGGATGGAAAAGGAGGCCCTGGCCGTATGGGACGGGCAAACCGCTCGGGACGCGGCAGAGAGCCAGGAAAAAGAGGTGTCGGACATTAGCCCAAGCTCCAGTCGCCATCGCAGCCCAGAGCGCAGAGCTGACAGCGACAAAG AGTTAGTGAGTGAGGCCGACTGTTCCACGGCGACACCTGGGTCCAGTATACACACCGAGGGACTCGCGTCCCGGCAACCAGGAAGCCCGTCTTCAGGTCAACCTGATTCCATCATCGAAACGCCTTTGGCCTCTGTGAGGAGCAGCCACGCAAATTACACCCCGGACTTCACCTCGGCTTCCCGGTCACCTAGCAGACAA TCTCCACTCAAAGGCAGCCACAGCCCTGCTGCCTCTCCTTCTGATTGCAGCAGCAGAACCAAGATGCAGCTTCACCCCTCGCCCCGGACCGCCAACCAGGCTCAGCCAAGTGAATCCCTCATGCCGATGCAGGCTG AACCCATTTCAGACCAGAGTGACATAGAGAGCCGTATCAAGGCCCTGAAGGGAGAACTCCGAAAACGAAAGTTTATGGCCTACCAGCTAAagaaagagcagaagaagaggaacaaaGAGCGCCTGAAGGCCAAGGAGGCCAGCCTACTGAAGCAGCTGGAG AGCTATAACACCTTCATTGAGAAAACTAAGGCAGAACTGAACAAAGAGCCAGACTCAACCCCTGACACGAGGTCCCAGGTTGAAGATTCCACCTCAAAAGAAGAGCAGACCGGCATTAAACCACCTGCTCATAG GTCTGAAGCTGGCCAATTACCTCAAAGGACGCAAAGTGCTTCATTGGATCAGA ATGCCCTATCTCACCTTGATCACAGTGGTTCCACCTCAGTGCCTGAAGAAATGTCTGATGAAGAACCGCCGACAGTCACTCCGACTCCAGTGTATGGCAGCCCAGAGTGTCCGCCCTCAAGAACCAGGAGCCCCCTGTCCACGGAGGAACGTTTAAGGACTTCCTCTGAGGAAGGCCAGGCACAGATGATTGTCTCTGGGGCAGAGATCGTTGTGTCCCATCGAAGAGCCGACATGCAGGATGAGCCGGAGGTGGAAGTAAGCTCCCATTTGGAGGATCGACAACATTCTGAACATCTCCTCAAACTGGAAAAGGAAGACCGACTCAACTCCGGAGAGAAAATGTCTGCATCTAAACATCTTTCCTCTCACACGAGTGAAGGTCAACATTCTCCATCCGTTAGCATAGAACGTGATAGAATAAGGACAAGGGAAACATCGAAAGCTGAAGAAGCTGTAAAATCGAATATTCTCTCCAACGAGTCACATTCTGCCTCGTCCAGCGACCGTTCCGGCTCCCCCAACTCTGTTGGCTTCCCTTCAAAGAAAGAGGCAACCATGAAGGATGTTGAGGACTCTCCTCCTGTTGTAGATGGCTATCATGATGACTTTGAGTATTCATTGGATTCTTCGCCCAGGCAGGTGCGTCAGGGTTCAGGGCCTCCCTCTCAAATCTCAGTCGGCCCTACAGAGATCAAGAGCTCCAGAGACAACGTCCCTGGCCGAGACGCACCTTATGACAGCCACGatgaggaggtagaggaggaacTAGCTGAAGAGCTGAGTCCCCGTTCATGCACTGGTGGAGCCAGTCCCCAATCTGCGAGACTGCTGGATCTTCGTAACCACACCGAAGACTCAAAACATGACGACAAGGATATCGTTAATTCCACCCGCTCACCACCCATTTTGCCCGTTGGAGATGAAATGCCGAGTTTCAGCATCGCAGATCGAGTTCTCGTTGGCGGTGTTCAGCCGGGCACCTTGAGATTCAAAGGTCCAACCAGATTCGCCAACGGCTTCTGGGCCGGCGTGGAGTTGGATAAGTCTGAGGGGAGCAACAACGGCACGTACGACGGGGTGGTGTACTTCGAATGCGATGAGAGCCACGGTATCTTTGCTCCCCCGGACAAGATAACACACCTGCCGGACAAGTTTGAGATCTACACGGACACCACGGAGGATGAGGACTCGTTTTTTGATGGTCTGTCGGATAAAGGCGGAGATGAACGCCTAACAGATGAGCGTCAGTCTCCGAAAGAAGGAAGTCTGGATGGTGAAAAGGAGCAAACTTACAAGAAGGTCTCTGGGTTTGGCGATAAAAAGATAACTGATGAGTCTGTTCACAAGACCGGATCCCACCTCAATTCCAGccattacaaagaagccaaGACTCCCGTCTCTAATGGCAACGCGAAGGACATAATGTTGGATTTTGAAGAAGCACCGACCAGTCTCCTCATCTCTGATATCGACGAGATCGACCTTGGGGGGCCGAGTCGGACGGGCGACACTCCCCGCGTTCAGAGGGAAGAAGTAGACTCAAAACACCAATTTGTTTCTGCCGATCTTTCTGCAGACATCAGGCATGTTGAGAGAGATCCAACGGACAGAAACTTACTGGAAACATTTACTGACAAGTTCCTCAACAACTGTGTGAAAGACACTTTGGCGCAGTTTGCTGAAATTAAAAAGGCCAAAGAGCAAAAGATAGAAGCTGCCAACCAAATGAATGGAGACCTTTTTGGTGAACatgttgaagaagaagaatggtTCACTTCAGTGCAACAAAAAGATGGTCTTCCCTTCTTCATACATGCAGAAAAAGAAGAGCTTTCGTCTCCAGAGCTGTGTAACCGACCT GAGAGTCCAGTGTTGGGGGCCAGTGGTCAGGAGGAGCTCGCCAAGCGACTAGCAGAGCTGGAACTGAGCCGCGAGCTGCTCGATGAGCTGGGTGACGAGCAGGACTGGTTTGACGAGGACTTTGGCCTCAGCTCTCGTAGAGAGCAGCAGCGACTCAagcagatggaggaagaggaggaagagaggctgGGGAGGTGTGACCCGTCAGTCATAGCGGCCCTGGGGGGGCTGGTCTCCTCATCCGGCGGGGAACAGCAGGCTAAGACTCCACCTAGACCCGAGCTCCCTCTGCCCCTGCCCCCTAAGCTACCTGAGCAGCCCGCCATGGTCGTGCCCCACTCCGCCTCAGAGGTGGAGAAGATGGTCCATGCCGCCACTCAGGAGATCTGGGAGAGCTGCggcctggggagggagggagcgcagACCCTGTCCCAGCTGCCGAGTCCCAAACCCTCACCAGGGTATCTGGGTAAAGACGCCAGCGGCGAGGACCCGAAGTCCCTCTGCGTCCGCAGCTACAGAAAG gcTGTGTACGACCTGACGTGGGAGATGCTCGAGGAGATCTACACTGAGGATCCCGACGTTGATCAACCTCAGTGGGTCAAACCACGTCGAGTTAGGTCCTCCTTCTTCCACGGAGTGAAGACGCCGGGAGACCTCTCCAAGATCCAG GAATTCATCTCAGCAGAGGTACTGAAGATGTATGGTCTGACCAAAGATCACAGCCAGAAGACCGACTGGCAGAAGATGCTCAAATTTGGCAAAAAGACACGAGACAGAGTTGATCATATTCTG gttcAGGAACTCCATGAGGAGGAAGCTCAGTGGGTCAACTATGACGAGGACGAGCTGTTTGTCAAGATGCAGCTGGCGGACAGCATCTTTGACGCTTTGCTGAAGGACACCGCTAACGTGCTGACGCTGATCTACGACAAGAGGGCCAAGAGGGAAAACGGCCCGTCTTGA